In Nitrospinaceae bacterium, the sequence CAACTGGGGCGGGACTATTTACCACCACCATGAAAATCACCCTGCCCCTGATCACACCCGCCATTCTCTCGGGCGCCATTATTGTTTTCGTTACCTCGGCCGGTGAATTCGGTGTTCCCTTTAAGCTGGGTGCCCCTTACGGCGTTGAAACGATGACAACACAGATTTTCACAAAAGCTGTGGGTGATGACGCCAATCACTATATGGGCGCGGCAATCAGCATGGTGCTCGGCTTCATCACGGCGCTCTTTATTTGGATTCAGAGGCGCATCATCGCCCCTCGTGAATACATCACTGTGACCGGCAAAGGATTTCGGCCAAACGTCATAGATCTCGGCAAGTGGAGATGGGCCGCATTCAGTTTTAATATGCTCTACATTTTGGTTGCCGTAATTCTTCCATTGGCGTGTTTGATTATCGTTAGTTTTCATCCAGTATGGGAAGGTAAGATAATCGCCGCCGACCTAACCATCATTAACTATGAAAAAGCTGTATTCTGGTGGTCTCCCAAGGCCATTGAATCGGCGACGAACGGCATTGGCAATAGCCTTATTCTTGCCCTTGTCGGCTCGACAATCGCTATGGTCCTGGCGATTATCGTCAGCTACATGATCCACCGCACGAAGGGCATGGGCTCGAAAATCCTGGACTTTCTGTGTGTCGTGCCAATCGGATTTCCGGGCATCATTCTCGCAATGGGAGTCCTCGTTACCTACATCAAGACCCCTATTTACGCGACCCTCTGGATACTCCTGCTTGGCTACATCACTCGTTTTTTCCCATATGGACAGAGAAACATATCCTCCATCATGATGGCGATATCAGAAGAACTCGACCAAAGCTCTCGGATGGCGGGTGCCACCTGGATGACCACCCTGCGCCGCATCACCATTCCGCTGCTCAAGCCGGGAATCTTCGCTGGCTGGATACTCCTTTTCGTCATTTTCCTAAGAGAGCTCTCCATCTCAATAATTCTCTATACGGCAGGTACGGAAACGCTCTCTGTTGGCGTCTATTATCTTTCGAACTTTGAAAACGAACCGATGACCGCAGCATTGTCGGTCGCCCAGAGTCTCCTTCTACTCGTCTGCATCTTTGTATTTAGAAAAATTGCAGGACGCGAGGCGCTGAGCGCTTAAGCCTAAAAGGATAACGGACAGCCACCATGAGCGAGAATTCATCCAACAACTATCACCTTTCGGTGAAGGGCCTCATTAAATATTTTGGCGATGACCGTGCGGTGGACG encodes:
- a CDS encoding iron ABC transporter permease produces the protein MSTEVIQNKIDPRTNWWRGLFTQERIATTVVSLVVGIAVILPLVTLVFSSFFVLDDMGFDTEPGLQNYRELVTDRLIRKAFFNTMIISTGTTILATFLGVSLAWINARTNCPGREKLEPFNLIPFFLSPFVGAIAWHNLAAPKVGLLNNLARDVFGIKGHILNVDNIYGIIWVTGIFFAPLVYLFVIGSLRRMDPSLEDSARTTGAGLFTTTMKITLPLITPAILSGAIIVFVTSAGEFGVPFKLGAPYGVETMTTQIFTKAVGDDANHYMGAAISMVLGFITALFIWIQRRIIAPREYITVTGKGFRPNVIDLGKWRWAAFSFNMLYILVAVILPLACLIIVSFHPVWEGKIIAADLTIINYEKAVFWWSPKAIESATNGIGNSLILALVGSTIAMVLAIIVSYMIHRTKGMGSKILDFLCVVPIGFPGIILAMGVLVTYIKTPIYATLWILLLGYITRFFPYGQRNISSIMMAISEELDQSSRMAGATWMTTLRRITIPLLKPGIFAGWILLFVIFLRELSISIILYTAGTETLSVGVYYLSNFENEPMTAALSVAQSLLLLVCIFVFRKIAGREALSA